From a region of the Candidatus Brocadia sp. genome:
- a CDS encoding ATP-binding protein has product MQLYEIISLIGFILGTILHIVLSILIVQRKHKTGSELIFLFLVISVAMWHFGNSVSLFSFLLFRKSLFSVNFIADAISYTGIGFMPSLLLHTAVSFLFENNPHIRKSLQRLIIVGIYLPVIPFSRVIRNFIELSDSSLTALATHYVKPFVFWLLLSLFISAGISRWLSKMGDEKEERKFHLAIFWVVTTIAVFIGFTVLLNGNKIPYAGDYLVLASMLSSIFPSIIFAYYVYRYNYMEFVLRRSAFYSFLTLILICLYYFGIKQFSKYLEHHYLVNARMLEAVFVINLVFWFPTLREKMQKLFRKLIFYRTVDSEYLLNELSHVISTDPLIHFTKLLEQVVESIRKATAIKSTNLLLFKSDRIQVIGEKRYEPISLEKIQHILQFFAKGEFIVLNRYEVKDVSVINEMRLLDAIFIFPIFVNRKLTGLLSLGRVKRGIQLASDNLDQLMIIANDIGSAVEKSKIIEEKLALERKMYENEKLSSLGRLSTSVAHEVKNPLSSIKAIVQVMREDIRENDPLQEDLAIIVDEIDRLTKVVNQLLQFAKPGSDTRTSVRIGDVIHSTLVVLNHEAKQNKITTSCNIPHDLPAITADGGALKEVFFNLFHNAIQAMPSGGTILIHAHVQQERHAIQVTIADTGPGIPRESFQKIFEPFYTTKQTGTGLGLSIVKKKLEDMEATIDVESDGQGAAFVINFPFHEPAFIQT; this is encoded by the coding sequence ATGCAGCTCTACGAAATTATCTCCCTTATCGGCTTCATTCTGGGCACTATCCTGCACATCGTGCTCTCCATCCTTATCGTGCAACGAAAGCACAAGACGGGAAGCGAACTCATTTTTCTCTTCCTTGTCATCAGTGTGGCCATGTGGCACTTTGGAAATTCGGTTTCACTCTTCAGCTTTCTCCTGTTTCGGAAAAGTCTCTTCTCGGTAAATTTTATTGCTGATGCGATTTCCTACACCGGGATCGGCTTCATGCCCAGCTTGTTGCTCCATACGGCGGTTTCTTTTCTTTTTGAGAATAATCCGCATATCAGAAAATCCCTGCAACGGCTTATTATCGTGGGTATTTATCTCCCTGTTATACCTTTTTCACGGGTTATCAGGAATTTTATCGAGCTCTCAGATTCCTCTTTGACCGCACTTGCGACTCACTATGTGAAGCCTTTTGTATTCTGGCTGCTCCTTTCCCTGTTCATTTCTGCGGGTATTTCCCGCTGGCTTTCAAAAATGGGAGATGAAAAGGAAGAACGCAAATTTCATCTGGCGATCTTTTGGGTGGTGACGACCATAGCCGTTTTTATCGGATTCACGGTGCTCCTGAACGGCAACAAGATTCCCTATGCAGGAGACTATCTGGTGCTGGCTTCCATGTTGTCATCCATCTTCCCCAGCATTATTTTCGCCTACTATGTTTACCGGTATAATTACATGGAGTTTGTCCTCCGGCGCAGCGCCTTCTATTCATTTCTCACCCTGATCTTAATTTGTCTTTATTATTTCGGCATCAAACAATTCAGTAAATATCTGGAGCACCACTATCTGGTAAATGCGCGGATGCTGGAGGCGGTCTTTGTCATTAACCTGGTATTCTGGTTTCCGACCCTTAGGGAGAAGATGCAAAAGCTTTTCCGGAAACTGATCTTTTACCGTACGGTGGACAGTGAATATCTCTTAAACGAACTGAGTCACGTTATTAGCACCGATCCCCTCATTCACTTCACCAAACTGCTGGAGCAGGTCGTCGAGTCTATTCGGAAAGCAACTGCCATCAAATCGACCAACCTCCTTCTCTTTAAGAGCGACCGGATTCAGGTTATTGGGGAGAAACGATACGAACCCATTTCCCTGGAAAAGATACAGCATATTCTGCAGTTTTTTGCCAAGGGTGAATTTATCGTATTAAACCGCTATGAGGTAAAAGATGTTTCTGTCATTAATGAGATGCGGCTGCTCGATGCCATTTTCATCTTCCCGATCTTTGTCAATCGGAAACTCACCGGTCTTCTGAGCCTGGGACGGGTAAAACGAGGCATACAGCTTGCCTCTGATAATCTGGATCAGTTGATGATTATTGCCAACGACATTGGCTCCGCGGTTGAAAAGTCAAAGATTATTGAGGAGAAACTTGCCCTGGAACGGAAGATGTATGAAAATGAAAAATTATCCAGCCTTGGGCGTCTCTCCACCAGCGTGGCTCATGAAGTAAAAAATCCGCTGAGCTCGATAAAAGCCATCGTGCAGGTGATGCGGGAAGATATAAGGGAAAATGATCCTTTGCAGGAGGATCTCGCTATTATCGTGGACGAAATAGATCGTCTGACAAAGGTTGTCAATCAACTGCTGCAATTTGCGAAACCAGGAAGCGACACAAGAACCAGCGTCAGAATCGGAGACGTTATTCACTCAACCCTTGTTGTGCTCAATCATGAAGCAAAGCAGAATAAGATTACGACATCCTGCAACATCCCCCACGACCTCCCCGCAATTACTGCCGATGGGGGGGCATTAAAGGAGGTTTTTTTTAACCTGTTCCACAATGCCATCCAAGCAATGCCATCCGGCGGGACAATACTTATTCACGCCCACGTCCAGCAGGAAAGGCATGCAATTCAGGTAACAATTGCCGATACCGGCCCCGGCATACCCCGGGAATCGTTCCAGAAAATATTCGAGCCTTTTTATACCACGAAACAGACGGGAACAGGATTGGGCCTCTCTATTGTAAAGAAAAAACTCGAAGACATGGAAGCCACCATCGATGTGGAAAGTGATGGGCAGGGCGCGGCATTCGTAATAAACTTTCCTTTTCACGAACCGGCATTCATACAGACCTGA